A window of Pan paniscus chromosome X, NHGRI_mPanPan1-v2.0_pri, whole genome shotgun sequence genomic DNA:
ATTAgtgtgttttcacactgctataaagatactacctgaacctgggtaatttataaacaaaggaggttttATTGAtgcacagttctgcatggctggcaAGGCCTcagaaattttgtaattttataaagAAGGCAGCCGACTTCTGGCTGGACATCcgggcattttcatacatcctctaaaatctaggcggaggttcccaaacctcaattcttgacttttgttCACTGCAGGACCAACAACATATGGAAGCCACCCTTTTAGCCACGACTGGCGCTGAAGCAGCTGGAATGCAGGGTGCCATGtccagaggctgcagagagcagcgggggccctgggcccagagAAACCATTTTTTCTCCTAGGCTTCCTGGCCTGTTATGGGAGGGACGGCAgccaagatctctgacatgccctgaagacattttgcccattatcttggtgattaacatttggctcctcattacttatgcaaatttctgtagtgTGCtaaattcctccccagaaaatgatgttttctcttttatcaCATCATCGGGCTgctaatttttcaaacttttatgctctgcttccctttcaaaTGTATGTTCCAGTAgcaaaccatctctttgtgaatgcatataaCTGAATATGCATAATCTTCAGAAATCTTTAGAAATTTCCCctaccagatatcctaaatcatatTTCTCAAGTTCAAATCATTCCATTTCTATAAGAttctcaaaataacaaaattgtaTAGGCTGAGAATAGTGGTCACTAGGGATTATGAACTTGAGAGGAAAGTTGGGTGTGGCTATTACAGGAAAAATGAGAGATCCTTGTGTTGATGAAACTCTTCTGTATTATTATGGTGGTTGTCCCTTAAATGTAGGCATATGATAAAACTGAATataactaaacacacacacacacacacacacacacacacacacaaatgagcaCATGTAAAATTGGTGATCTGAACAGATGGACTATACTAATGCCAGTTTTCTGGTTGTGACGTACTATACTTTTGCAAGATCTTATAATTGGAGGAAATTGAGTAAAAGATACAGTATGGTATCTCTTCATATTATTTCTTACAGTGGCATGCTAACAGATAACATtagaagatgttcaacatcattaatcaaaaGAGAAATGCCTACTAAAACCAGAATATCACTTCACACTTGTTAAGATGGCTACTATCAATTAAACAATGCATAACAAATTTTGATGAGAGtgtgaagaaaaaacaaacctaGTACACTCTTGTTGGAAATGTAGATTGGTATAACCATTATGTGAAACAGTGTGGAggtttctaaagaaattaaaatataactaccatatgacccagcaatccttcttctgggtatatacccaaaggagatgAAATCACGGCCTCATATAGATATATGCACTCTCacgttcattacagcattattcacaatagccaagatatggaaacaacttaaatgcccataaatggatgaatggattttaaaatgtggtgtgtgtgtgtgtgtgtgtgtgtgtgtgtctgtgtgtgtgtgtgtagttattTATAGTTGTACAGAACTAAATATTATTCAGACTTAAAGAAAAGAGATCTTGGCATTTGCCACAATACGGATGAACAAGtatagagatctaatgtacagggGGACTAAAGCTGATGAAATTGCGTCatgaatttttgttaaataagtagattttagctgctatTGTCACACACTTAAAAACTAAGAAGAGAGGTATGCTAATCTGCTTCAccatagtaaccattttactttATGTATCCCATAATatcatgttgtaaacctcaaatatacacaataaaatttctttaaaatagaaataaaaaatccatCACACTTCTATATACTAACATTGAACATGTGGAAATCAAAATTAAACACATGATACTATTTACAGTCacttgaaagaaaatataatactaggtataaattaaacaaaacatgGACCAGAAGGTGGGTACagatattaaatatcaaaatatctttctaaaatttacaaaatacaaaagtgTACCTGATATATCCATTTACAAGGGAAGAACagattatatataaatagatgcATCTTAAAAACAGGTCTGAGTGAAACATTAAATATTGACAATGGCTacataaattgaaaacaaatgtccacaaacaataaaaaacatgTAATAACACTCATACAGAGAAAAGAATACACATCAAACGCATTACAATGATTGCCAATgtagacaagagaaataaaactggGTCATGGAAATAAAGGagagtgaatgagtaaataaataggaGAGGGTCTTGAGCAATTAACTCAAAGAATATATAACTCAGCCCTCTACGTTGATGCCAAACCACTCTATTGTATTCCCttcaataaaaacaatatttttttcaaggGAAGAATTCTTAATCATTGACATTCTATAGAAATGCTGGTGTATGGAAGTGGTAATAAAAATACCAACTTTTAGTTGTATCATTATATTCAAATTCTCTGTAGACTATGCTTGCATTTATTGCCTGCAGTAGACAATGGCCACTAGTTTCTTAACAAGGAAATGCCCTAGTATTGGGACCATGGCCTCCAAACACCATTATTTTGGTGTGTGTGACATGCTGTCTTACTCTATGTAGGGTGAGGTTTTTTGTCCGTTTGAGGGGCTTCAGTTGCTTACAGTATTGGTTGAGTTGCAACCCAAATCACTATGAGGTATGTGGCCTGGAGGTGGTGATTTTGATGTCTTCATTTTGGAAAGAGTGTCACTGTCACCTACATACAATACagatctttgtattttattttatttatttatttttgaagacagagtctcgctctatcccccagactggagtgcagtggccagatctcagctcactacaacttccgcctcctgtgttcaagtgattctcctgcctcagcctcccatgtagctgggattacaggcacctgccaccactcccggctaatttttgtatttttttttttagtagagactggggtttgccatgttggacaggctggtctcaaactcctgacctcaggagatcgtctgcttcggcctcccaaagtgctgggattataggcatgagccaccgcgcccggccaatacagATCTTTTTAAATGCCCTTCTACATATTCACATGCTCCAAACACCAagtccttttcttcctctcctgttagataaaattttaagaagaaaatttgtcTCTAGGAATCAGTCCTCCCCCAGGCCTTATTTACAATGTCTGGCTTACTGTCAACCTGTCGGTCTGTCCGCCAACCCTACAGGATCTCATATCCCTCCCTTCTCAAATGCctacctcttcccttcccttccttcccaccATCAGACAACAGGCAGAGATATACACAGTCATCAGCTCCTCAAACTTGATTTTATTGTAATCATCACCATTGGTAGTGAGGATTTGTCCAatttggtttctccatgtttgacTAGTCCTCCCCACCCTCCTGTGAAGATCCTTCAGATGAGTCTAGGTCTTCGTCCTCCTGTGAAGATCCTTCAGGTGGGTCTAGGTCTTCATCCTCCTGTGAAGATCCTTCAGATGAGTCTAGGCCTTCGTCCTCCTCCTCTTGGACTGGATTGATGGAGTTCTCTCGGGACTGGTCATTCTCCAGttgatttgaatttattttcgTATGTTTCTTGTAGTAATGCACTATTATTGTTAGATAttctattgtttttgtattttgcaagCTCTGTTTGGGGCCTAAGACCCTGTTCGGTGCCTCCTGCATCTGATAAGAAAACAGGGAGAGGCCAGAAAGTCATTATTTTGGGTGAATAGGGTAGAGACTGGATAGTAAGGGGGGCTTTATGAGAAGGAATGCAGGTGGAGGAAGGGGTTTGTGCCAGAGAAGAACAAGGTGGAATGACAGGGTAGGGATCtatggggaagaagaagaggagcatGGGTAGGGTCATCTGTTAGTCCAAACTGCACGATTTCGCAAGTTCTTTGCTATTTTGCAGACCTTGGTCAAAGTGAGACACTCCATGGGGGTTCAGGCTGGGAGAAATATCCTGCCTAACCACCTGACCACAGGGCGGGCAAAGGCCCAACTAAAGAAACATTCCTATCATATCTTGCTTGGCAAAGTTCTAAGGAACACCACAATGATATTCCACTGGAAAAAGGGCCAAACCACCTGATCATAAGAACATCTTATCAATATCCTGCCGGATAGCATCCCACATTGCCCAGATCCCTCCTGCCCATCCCTGTAAGTACCCCAGCCTGTAAGCGGCGGTGGGCTCTGGCATTAAGCTTGTCCTCCACTTCCATAGGTGTCTGCCATATTCCTGTGTTGCTGTTTGAGCTGCCCCCTGTGTGTCTTTCTTTCATCCTTGCCTTCCCTTCAAAACCTAACATTTTGGTGCCAAAACCTGGAGTGGTGATTGGGTTCTAATGGGTAAGTTTTCTCTTGCAACCTGGAAAGCAGCAAGCAGCACAAACTAGACCAGGGCCTGCTTCCAGATCCTGAGTGTACTCCCTGTTCCCAGTCCCATTCTCCTTATTCTCTAGTCTTCTCCAGACCTGGGCTAACCTCCAGATAGTGATCAAACAATCCACCTTATTTTTTGTTCCTTCCTGTTTCCGGGCAGCTGCAACAAGGATCACCCCCATTTCTGGACATCACATCCAACACTGGGCTTCAATTAGTGGGTgagtctccctcttcctcctttccagaTTCCTCTCTATTTCTGCCCATTCTCCAAAAAATTCCAGTGCTAGGTGAGAGGTCTCCCCAGTCACCAGGTGACTGCAGCCTCCCTTCTTAGGGTACACCTTCAAAACGTTTGCCACTCTGGCTGCTCTGGCCTCTGGGGAGCATGAATAGTACGGGGCTGCCCCAACTCTCCAGGTCCCTTCTCCCAGGAGGAATCAAGTACTCACTTCCCTATGGGGTATTCACTTCTCTCTGGAGTACTCGCTCACCCCTGGGGTGCTCACTCCCTTCCAGGGTACTCACTTTCCTCAGGGGTAGTCACTCCCATCCAGAGTATTCACTCCCctcttccaaaaaacaaaacattcaacTTCCAAATTCAACATAATCTAAAAAACTTTCTTCAATGCAATGGTAAATAATCTGAAGTGCTTTGCTTATCTCCTTTCAtgcctcactctctctctctctctctctctgccaatCTTGTTCACCTTTTCAAATCTTCCTCCTCAAGGAGAAACCCCCCAAAATGCCTCTTCCTCCGGACAAGTCTTCTTCCTCTGAAtttcaacctggccaacacaccCGTTCTTCAGCCTCCTGCCCTCTCCCATTCCCTCCACCTTCTCCTTCGGATCCGGCTCCTCCACCCCCTTACTGTCGCCCTCCATCCCCCTTCCTTCTCCACCTCAAACCAGGTCTCACACCCAACCCCCTTTCGCTAGAAACCAGGCACATGCCCAAAGGCCTTCCAAAGTCCTTCCCTTGCAGGAGGTTGCGAGGGCTAAAGGCATAATCTGAATTCAAGTTCCCTTCTCTCTAGCTGACTTTTCCCATATTGAAAAGAGACTTGACTCCTTTTCAATGGATCCAACCTCCTTCCACAAGGAATTCTTGTACTTCCCTAAATCTTATGACCTTACCTGGCATGACATATATGTCATCCTCTCCTCTACCCTCACCCTGGAGGACAGGGAACACATCTTTATGGGTGCCCAGGCCCATGAGAACACCCTCCACCAACAAGATGCTGCTCATAATCCAATAGGGACCTTAGCTGTCCCCAGAACTGGCCCCAGTTGGAATTATCAGGCAACTTCAGTAGACAGACAGAAATCAGGCCATATGATATCATGCCTTCTAGCTGGCATAAATAAAGCTGTCCCTGCTCGTTTCCTCTCCTGCCTTTCAAAAGTCACAACTAAATATGCCACCTTAAGCCCTAATACCAATAAGGGCAAAAACTACCTCCATTTATACTTTATCTCCCAGTCAGCCCCAGACAtttgaaaaaaacttaaaaaactggAGGATGGCCCTCAAACCTTCCAAAGAGACTTAATCAAAGTGGCCTTCAAGATCTATAAGATTAGAGAGGAAGAACTAAAAAATCCAAACCTAAAGAAGGACCAGGCTAAATACCAAATGCTGGTAGCTGCCACTCAACAGGGTTCCCAAGGCCTACAGAATTCCTCAACTTGGCAACAGTCAACTCCAGGAGCCTGTTACAAGTTCGTCTAACAGGGACACTGGGCAAAAGCCTAGCCTAATCCCAGGACACTCTGGAAATCTTGCCCCATCTGTGGTATCAAGCAACACTGGAAGTCAGACTGTGCTCACTGAAACTCTTCATCCTGCTTCACCACCTGTACCTGAAGACAGGTGGGGCCTGGAGTCCACCGCCCCTACTGCCATCACCACCTCGGAACCCAGGGTAATTCTGTCAGTCTCTAGTAAGCCCAT
This region includes:
- the LOC100988022 gene encoding sperm protein associated with the nucleus on the X chromosome N2; this encodes MEQPTSSTNGEKRKSPCESNNKKNDEMQEAPNRVLGPKQSLQNTKTIEYLTIIVHYYKKHTKINSNQLENDQSRENSINPVQEEEDEGLDSSEGSSQEDEDLDPPEGSSQEDEDLDSSEGSSQEGGED